The Epilithonimonas zeae genome contains the following window.
GAATGAAATTATCAAAATCAAAACACCTAACAAAATAAAGGCGATGATTTTCCCTGTTTCCGAAACGTTTTTGATATCGTAAATAAATAATTTGATAATCGTAAGACCTAATAAAGACAAAGCGATAATCCTTAACGGTTGATTTTGTTTTTTGATGCCGATAATCAGGAAAACAAAAGATAAAACACCCCAAAGAATCGGATAGCCGATTTTAATGATTTGAACCTTTACCGCTTCGAATTTATCATCGATGAAAATCTCTTTTTCGTAGCTGTGACCGGTTTTATTCAATGGATATTTAGCTAATTCTGCAGGAGAAATAATGTCTTTGGTAAACATTAATCCGTGAATCATCACTTCATTACTCAAAACATAAACAATGCAAAATGCGAAAACCCACAAAGCCAATTTGTGATTCAAAAGCTTGGAAAACAGACTTTCATTTCTGAATTTAATCAAAACATATCCGAAATAAGCCAGACAAATCAATAAGATATAATGTACGAAGAAAGCTGATTTGGAAGATAGATTGAGAGCAAAATTTTCCATCATTTCATTGTAAGTCAGCTTGTAGAAAACAGTTATATATAAAAGAATGTTAACCGAAGCCAAAAGCATTGTGAAACTGTTCCAAAATTGGTCTTTCAGTTTCAAAACGAAATAAATAATTCCAATGCTGAACAAGAAATGATACAAAACCGAATACGACAAGGCCGAATAATAATTGCTGATGTATTCGTTAGCTTGATAACTGATTTCCAGTATTCCGGTAAAATAGCCGACCAAAATACCGACGCCTAAAATAATATTTCTATAGGATGAAGGATGGAATTCAAAACCGAAAATATCAGTTTTTTCTTTCTCTTTACTCAATAAAATATAAGTGAAAATCAAGGAACCCAAAGAAACGATTCCTGTGATGAACATTCGGTTGATGAAAGGTTTCAGTTCCATCAGGTTTCTGGAATAATATTTTTCCCAATCCATAATCAAACTTCCGAACATCAAAATCTGAACGATGATTGCGCCTAATTTGAAGGTTGCAATTTTCGATTTTTGAGAAAGCCAGAACAATAAAACGGCTTCTCCAGCCCAGAATAAAGTGATGTAATTGCCTTGGAACTGAATCGGAATGGCTAATGTCACGAAGGTTAAAGTCAGTCCTAATAAAAGATAAATCGCATTTTTGTCCAACCCGAACTTTCTATATAAGAATATCGCATAAACCAAATTGTACAAAGCCAAAACAACGGTAAATAAACCTTTGAATTCCGGTTTCCAGTTTTCGATAATACTGATTCCCATCCCGAAATAGAAGAACGTATTAGCGACCATTATGAAATATTCCAGCTTCGTGAAAGTTCCCTTGTTTCTAAGGTTATGAATAACAGTAGCAATACTGAAAATAAGGTAAAATATAGTAGCAAAAAACAAAGCGCCACGATATGGTAATTTGTCGTCGTAAAAGCCTTTTCCAAACCAAGCAGAATAAAGCAGGCAACTGAAAATGAAAGCCAACAAAGTGACCAGATTCCATTTTTTGAAGTAAGCAATCATCAACATTCCGATGTTAAGAATCGCAATGTAAGTGAATAAAACTTTGTAATTTCCTTCGCCTGTACTTACCATAAAAGGAACGGCAAAACCGCCAATCAATGATAAAACAGCCAGTTCTTTCCGGTTGTAAGAAACAGACACAAACACACTGAAAATGGTAATGACAACCATTATAACGAACGCCACAGTCTGACTGAACAGATGATAATCGTGGAAAGCAATTCCAATTGTGAGATAAAAAATACTAATTGCTCCGGCTACAAAAACAGAACTGAAAGCCGCATAATTTTTCCTCAATCGATGAGCGACGCCCATCACAAGCGCGCCTGCCAAAACGCCAATTCCCACACGTGCTGGTTCATTAATCCAATCTTTATCTATCGCATATTTCACAAAGAAACTGATTCCTAAAACCAAAATCAGAATCCCGATTTTATTAATCAGATTCTCTCCAATGAATTTCTCGATGTCAGGATTATTTTCCCTGAAGTTTTCCAGCCACGATTTTTTAGACGGTACAACTTCTCTTATCGTACTTTCTGCTGAGAAAGCCACTTTTTGTTCCGCTCTTGGAAGTTCATCTTCAACTGGAGGAATTGTATTTTCAATACTTTCCGGCTGTTTTTCTTCGATGATTTCTTCTTCGAATAACGGAGGAACTTCAACAGGAGTTGGTGTTATTTCTTCCGGTTTGATTTCTTCTTTGATAATTGGAATCTCTGGTTCTTCCTGTTTTACAGGTGGAATTTGGATTCCTGATTTTAAAGAATCGATTTTCTCCTGCAGTTTTCTGATTGAATCCTGAGTGGCTTGATGGTTAGAATTGACTTTGTTGTGAATAATTATCACAAAAAGTATAACGACCAGTAATAAAAATATCTCCATAAATGTGCTTCTGTTAACAAATATAAAAAAATACGCGTGATTTTGGATTAATAAGGAAATATGAGACCAATCTTTAATTAAATCAAAAGAGACTTAACAAATTTTTGCTAAGTCTCTTTTTTTTGATATGAAGAAATTTTTACTTCTTGATGATTTTTTTCGAAATAGATTTTCCGTTTTCCAATGTCCCATTCAGAATGTAAACACCTTTCGGAAGATTGGATAAATCGATTGTTTTCGACGTTGATTTCAGTAAAGTTTTTCCAGTGAAATCTATAATCGAAGATTCTTTCACTTTGTCATTAGAAATCGTAATGTAATCAGATGTTGGATTCGGATAGATGATCAGTTCGGCTTTTGATAGGGAATTATTGCCAGTTCCCAAAGTTTCCAGACTGATTTGATATTTCACCAATCCTAAATCTGACGTGCTGAAGTAGATGTCCGCTTTTTCATCTTCCAGAAAATTAATGGCTGAAGATTCTGAGAAAAGATGACCCAAACTTTCAGGAGAAACTTCGTTCCAGGTTTGTCCAAAATCTTTAGAATAGACAATTCTTACCTGCGAAGGTGGATAAGCATAACCGTCGCCGCTTCCGTTCATAAAATTGGAGGTTGCTACAATAACACCATTTTTGTACGGCGAAAATTCAGCTTTGTTGATGACATTACCACTATAGATTTGATTCCATTTTACGCCGGCATCATTGGAGATGAAAATCCCCTGAGTTGTGGACAAAAGCAATTGATCTTTGTCAAAAGGATTTTTTGTGATGTCGTAAATATAATCTACATCTTTTTCCAAAACTTCCAATCCGCTTTCCGATGGTGTCCAGTTTTGTCCGCCGTCTGTTGTTCTGTAAACTTGATTGTTCTGGGAAAGAAGAACATTATTCTCATTGCTTTCATCGATGCTGATTCCGAAAACAGTACCGAACGAAGGCAACATCACTTCTTCACTTGTAATTCCACTCATATTTGTAAAATCAAATTTTCTCACCATCTCGCTGAAAGCTACCCAGGAATGATTGGTATTTGATTTGGATGTAGCGATTTTCATAATATTCAGTCCATAATCAGTATATCCGGTGGAATAATCTGCGCCGTGATTTGCACTCACCGCAAAGGTAGAACCCATAAAACCGCTTGTACTGATATAAACTCTTCCGGAAACTAATGGATCAGCAAAAAGTCCGTTATTAGTAAAATTCGGGAAGAAGTTGATTGCCTGAAGATTAATTGGTGTTTCTTCTCCGGTTTGTAAGTTCTGATGAATAAAGCCTCTTCTCAATCCGTAATACAAATGTTTTTCTATGCTGTTGTGAAAGCTTACCTTATCGGTATTGTTTGCAAATGGATTTTTGAATCTCGACAACGTGATTCCGCCATCCAAAGAATGAAAAGGATAGTAATTGGAACTGATAATCAATTCATTGCTATTCGAAGGATTATAAGTTGCGTTCAGTCCATAATAATATTTATTTTCCAAATCATTTGCAGGATAAACATAGTTTGTCCAAGTGTTTCCTCCGTCTTTTGATATCACGATCTCATTTTCTTCCAGAACCATTATATCATTTGTGTTTTTTGGATTGATGACAATTTTTTGAATGCTGTTGCTTGAAAGTGTTGTCCAAGTGATTGGAACAATTGCCCAGTTATCGCCACCATCTGTAGATTGATAGAGATTTTCCGTTTGAGTTTCTGTGAGATAAAATGTTCCTAAAAACATTTTTTGAGGATTAATCGGGTCAAAAGTTATGGCAGAATAATTCTGTCCGGCAATTTTTTCTGTCCAACTATTTCCGGCATTTTCAGACACAAATAATCCACCGTTTTTTTCTGCCGGAGAAAAACCTCTTGCTAAAAATAATTTGTCGGGATTTCTTGGATGGATTGCGACATTATTCACGTGAACGCCATCGTTGTTGGAACTTGTGTAAACTTTTTGCCAGTCGTCTCCGCCATTTTTGCTGTAGAAAACATCCGTCACAAGACCAAAATTGTACATATAAGTCGTGTGCAAAAGAATATTTTCGTAGTTATTTCCCGTAATCGAGTAGGACATTATAAGGTTTCCAGATTGATTTCCATTTGGAGAATCGACTTTTTTGATGACGTTGCCATTCTCCGGGTCGATGATAATTACCTGATTGTAAGCTGTCCCTTCCGAAGTTAAAATAAAACTCAGGTATTTCTGGTCAGCGGTCCATCTTAATTCCTT
Protein-coding sequences here:
- a CDS encoding DUF2339 domain-containing protein; translated protein: MEIFLLLVVILFVIIIHNKVNSNHQATQDSIRKLQEKIDSLKSGIQIPPVKQEEPEIPIIKEEIKPEEITPTPVEVPPLFEEEIIEEKQPESIENTIPPVEDELPRAEQKVAFSAESTIREVVPSKKSWLENFRENNPDIEKFIGENLINKIGILILVLGISFFVKYAIDKDWINEPARVGIGVLAGALVMGVAHRLRKNYAAFSSVFVAGAISIFYLTIGIAFHDYHLFSQTVAFVIMVVITIFSVFVSVSYNRKELAVLSLIGGFAVPFMVSTGEGNYKVLFTYIAILNIGMLMIAYFKKWNLVTLLAFIFSCLLYSAWFGKGFYDDKLPYRGALFFATIFYLIFSIATVIHNLRNKGTFTKLEYFIMVANTFFYFGMGISIIENWKPEFKGLFTVVLALYNLVYAIFLYRKFGLDKNAIYLLLGLTLTFVTLAIPIQFQGNYITLFWAGEAVLLFWLSQKSKIATFKLGAIIVQILMFGSLIMDWEKYYSRNLMELKPFINRMFITGIVSLGSLIFTYILLSKEKEKTDIFGFEFHPSSYRNIILGVGILVGYFTGILEISYQANEYISNYYSALSYSVLYHFLFSIGIIYFVLKLKDQFWNSFTMLLASVNILLYITVFYKLTYNEMMENFALNLSSKSAFFVHYILLICLAYFGYVLIKFRNESLFSKLLNHKLALWVFAFCIVYVLSNEVMIHGLMFTKDIISPAELAKYPLNKTGHSYEKEIFIDDKFEAVKVQIIKIGYPILWGVLSFVFLIIGIKKQNQPLRIIALSLLGLTIIKLFIYDIKNVSETGKIIAFILLGVLILIISFVYQKIKRLVVDETKISLDKIENLEDQTETKNPTDEEIN
- a CDS encoding VPS10 domain-containing protein, encoding MKKILTLFLLAICSGLSTMLTAQLSFLTSPNYGQVFDVTYDPIKPDVLYANTVTNHIVKSSDNGKNWEVLYSFPINLSFGTIKELRWTADQKYLSFILTSEGTAYNQVIIIDPENGNVIKKVDSPNGNQSGNLIMSYSITGNNYENILLHTTYMYNFGLVTDVFYSKNGGDDWQKVYTSSNNDGVHVNNVAIHPRNPDKLFLARGFSPAEKNGGLFVSENAGNSWTEKIAGQNYSAITFDPINPQKMFLGTFYLTETQTENLYQSTDGGDNWAIVPITWTTLSSNSIQKIVINPKNTNDIMVLEENEIVISKDGGNTWTNYVYPANDLENKYYYGLNATYNPSNSNELIISSNYYPFHSLDGGITLSRFKNPFANNTDKVSFHNSIEKHLYYGLRRGFIHQNLQTGEETPINLQAINFFPNFTNNGLFADPLVSGRVYISTSGFMGSTFAVSANHGADYSTGYTDYGLNIMKIATSKSNTNHSWVAFSEMVRKFDFTNMSGITSEEVMLPSFGTVFGISIDESNENNVLLSQNNQVYRTTDGGQNWTPSESGLEVLEKDVDYIYDITKNPFDKDQLLLSTTQGIFISNDAGVKWNQIYSGNVINKAEFSPYKNGVIVATSNFMNGSGDGYAYPPSQVRIVYSKDFGQTWNEVSPESLGHLFSESSAINFLEDEKADIYFSTSDLGLVKYQISLETLGTGNNSLSKAELIIYPNPTSDYITISNDKVKESSIIDFTGKTLLKSTSKTIDLSNLPKGVYILNGTLENGKSISKKIIKK